The genomic region ACGGCACCCGCCTCCCACACGCGCAGGAACGCCTCCGGATCGCTGCTGATGTAGCCCAAGGTGCGCTCGTACACCTGGTCCTTGAGGCGCGGCAGGATGACCAGGAACCAGACAGCGAGGCCAGCGGTCAGCGCCAGCAGCCCGAGCGGAAAGCCCCCGATCGCGACCGCGATGACCACGCCCATGATCCCGAGAAAGATCGGCAGCGCGGTCTCGATCCGGCGGAACACCGGGCTTCCGGGCCGGTTCATCAGCCCGATGTTGACGCCGAGCGTGAGCCGGCGCTCGCGCAGAAGCCGGTCAAGCCGCGCATGCGCCGCGCGAACGGAACGATCCGCCACCCGCTCAGCTCCGCACCACGTCGCCCTCGGTGGCCTTGAGCGCGAAGGCGGCATCCATCAGCGCCCGCGTGTAGGGCTCGCGGGGATTGTCCATCACCGCGCTTGTCTCACCCTGTTCCACCACCTTGCCGTCCTTCAGCACCACCACGTGATGCGCCATCGCGCGCACCACCTTGAGGTCATGGCTGATGAAGAGATATGCGAGCCGGTGCCGCTCCTGAAGCCCCCGCAGCAGCTCGACGATCTGCGCCTGCACCGACATGTCGAGCGCCGAGGTCGGCTCGTCGAGCACCACGAAGCGTGGCTTGAGCACGAGCGCGCGGGCGATCGCGATCCGCTGCCTCTGCCCGCCCGAGAACTCGTGCGGGTAGCGCTCCGCTGCGGCAGGGTCGAGCCCGACCTCGACGAGGGCCTCGGCCACCAGGCGCTCGCGCTCTACGGCGGAGAGGTGCCGGGCATGGATTGCTAGCCCCTCGCCGACGATCTCGGCCACCGACATGCGCGGCGAGAGCGAGCCGTAGGGGTCCTGGAACACGATCTGCATCCGCCGGCGAAGCGGGCGCATTGCCGCCCGGCCGAGCCCCTGGATCGGGCGCCCCTCGAAACGGATCTCGCCTTCTGATCGCTCGAGCCCGAGCAGCGCGAGCCCCATCGTCGTCTTGCCCGAGCCTGACTCGCCGACGAGCCCGACCGTCTCGCCCTCGCGCACGCGCACCGTCACCCCGTCGCAGGCCTTGACCACTGCGACGGTCCGGCGCAACAGCCCACGCCTGACCGGGAAGTGGACCTTCACGTCGATGCCCGCCATCACCTCGGGCGCGTCGGGAGCCACCGGAGCGGGCACCCCTTTCGGTTCGGCCGCGAGCAGCATCCGCGTATAGGGGTGCTGCGGCGCGCCGAACACGTCCGCGACCCTGCCTTGTTCGACGATTCTGCCCTTCTGCATCACGCATACGCGGTCAGCGAAGCGCCGCACGATCGCGAGGTCATGCGTGATCAGGAGAAGCGCCATCCGAAGCCGCTCCTTGAGCTCGGCGAGCAGCTTCAGGATCTGCGCCTGGATCGTGACGTCGAGCGCCGTGGTCGGCTCGTCGGCAATCAGCAGCGCCGGGTTGTTGGCGAGCGCCATCGCGATCATCACGCGCTGCCTCTGCCCACCCGAGAGCTGGTGCGGATAGGCGCCGAGCCGCCTCGCCGCGTCGGGAAACCCCGCCATGGCGAGGCACTCGATGGCGCGCTCGCGCGCCGCAGCACGCGACAGCGGCCGGTGCAGCTCGATCGCCTCGACGATCTGCTTCTCGATCGTGTGCAGCGGGTTGAGGCTCGTCATCGGCTCCTGGAACACCATCCCGGCGATGCCGCCGCGCGCCTCGCGCAAGGTCGCCGCATCGGCGCCGATCATTTCGCGCCCGGCAAGACGGATCGAGGAGCCTTCCGGGTGGCGCGCCGCAGGATAGGGCAGGAGCTGGAGCACCGAGAGTGCGGTGACCGATTTCCCCGAGCCGCTCTCGCCCACAAGCGCGAGCGTCTCGCCACGGTCGAGCGTGAAGGAGGCGCCCTCCACGCCGACCACGTCGCGCCCCGCGACATGAAAGGTGACGCCGAGATCGCGCACCGCGAGCAGGGGCTCGCTCACCGCCTCCCTCCCGGGAGCTTGCGCGGGTCGAAGGCGTCGCGCACCGCCTCGCCGATGAACGTCAGAAGCGTCAGCTGCAGCGCGAGCACCACGAAGCCGGTGATGCCGAGCCAGGGCGCTTGGAGGTTGTTCTTGCCCTGCGCCAGAAGCTCGCCGAGCGAGGGCGAGCCGGGAGGCAGGCCGAAGCCGAGGAAGTCGAGGCTCGTGAGCGCGGTGACGGAGCCCGCGAGGATAAACGGCATGAAGGTAAGGGTGGCGACCATTGCGTTGGGGAGGATGTGCCGCGCCATCACCCGGATGTCGGACATCCCCAACGCCTTGGCGGCGCGCACGTAGTCGAAGTTCCGCCCGCGCAGGAACTCGGCGCGCACCACGCCGACGAGCCCCATCCAGGAGAACAGCAGCAGGAACAGAAGCAGGATCCAGAAGCTCGGCGTGATGATCGAGGCGAGGATGATCAGGAGATAAAGCGTGGGCAGGCCGGACCAGATCTCGATGAAGCGCTGGAAGGCGAGATCGACCCAGCCGCCGTAGTAGCCCTGAACCGCTCCGGCGGCGATGCCGATGATCGAGGAGATGATCGTGAGCGTGAAGCCGAACAGGACCGAGATGCGAAAGCCGTAGATGACACGGGCGAGCACGTCGCGTGCCTGGTCGTCGGTGCCGAGGAGGTTGAGGGAGGACGGCGGGGAGGGGGCGGGCACCGGCAGGCCCTTGACCACCGTCTGGTAGCTGAACGGGATCGCCGGCCAGACCATCCAGCCCTTCTCGTTGATCAGGGCCTGGACCTCGGGGTCGTGATAGTCAGTTCGGGTGGGGAAGAAGCCGCCGAAGGTCGTTTCGGGATAGTCGACAAGCACGGGGAAGAAGAACGCGCCGTCATAGCGCACGAGCAGCGGGCGGTCGTTCGCGATCAGCTCGGCGAACAGGGTGATCGTGAAGAGTGTTGCGAAGATCCAGAGGCTCCAATAGCCGCGGCGGTTGGCGCGGAAATTGGCGAGCCTGCGGCGGTTGAGCGGCGACAGTCGCATCGGCCGAGGTCAGAGCCGCGCCTCGAAGTCGATCCGCGGATCGACCACCGTGTACATCAGGTCGCCCACGATCTGCATGACGAGCCCGAGCAGCGTGAACATGTAGAGCGTGCCGAACATCACCGGATAGTCGCGGCGAATCGCCGCCTCGAAGCCGAGCAGGCCGAGCCCGTCGAGGCTGAAGATGATCTCGATCAGGAGCGCGCCGGTGAACAGGATGCCGATGAAGGCGGACGGAAAGCCCGCGATGATGAGCAGCATCGCGTTGCGGAACACGTGGCCGTAGAGGACGCGCGCCTCCGACGCGCCCTTGGCGCGCGCTGTCATCACATATTGCTTGCCGATCTCGTCGAGGAACGAGTTCTTGGTCAGCAGCGTGAGCGACGCGAAGCCGCCGATCACCATCGCCGTCAGCGGCAGGGCGAGGTGCCAGAAATAGTCGATGATCTTCGCGCCCAGGCTCATCTCCGACCAGCCGGGGCTCGTCAGCCCCCGCAGGGGGAACCACTGGAGGAACGACCCGCCCGCGAACAGGACGACGAGCAGGATCGCGAACAGAAAGCCCGGGATGGCGTAGCCCACCAGCACCACGGCGGAGGTCCACACATCGAAGCGGCTGCCGTCGCGCACCGCCTT from Elioraea tepida harbors:
- a CDS encoding ABC transporter ATP-binding protein, encoding MSEPLLAVRDLGVTFHVAGRDVVGVEGASFTLDRGETLALVGESGSGKSVTALSVLQLLPYPAARHPEGSSIRLAGREMIGADAATLREARGGIAGMVFQEPMTSLNPLHTIEKQIVEAIELHRPLSRAAARERAIECLAMAGFPDAARRLGAYPHQLSGGQRQRVMIAMALANNPALLIADEPTTALDVTIQAQILKLLAELKERLRMALLLITHDLAIVRRFADRVCVMQKGRIVEQGRVADVFGAPQHPYTRMLLAAEPKGVPAPVAPDAPEVMAGIDVKVHFPVRRGLLRRTVAVVKACDGVTVRVREGETVGLVGESGSGKTTMGLALLGLERSEGEIRFEGRPIQGLGRAAMRPLRRRMQIVFQDPYGSLSPRMSVAEIVGEGLAIHARHLSAVERERLVAEALVEVGLDPAAAERYPHEFSGGQRQRIAIARALVLKPRFVVLDEPTSALDMSVQAQIVELLRGLQERHRLAYLFISHDLKVVRAMAHHVVVLKDGKVVEQGETSAVMDNPREPYTRALMDAAFALKATEGDVVRS
- a CDS encoding ABC transporter permease, whose translation is MSPLNRRRLANFRANRRGYWSLWIFATLFTITLFAELIANDRPLLVRYDGAFFFPVLVDYPETTFGGFFPTRTDYHDPEVQALINEKGWMVWPAIPFSYQTVVKGLPVPAPSPPSSLNLLGTDDQARDVLARVIYGFRISVLFGFTLTIISSIIGIAAGAVQGYYGGWVDLAFQRFIEIWSGLPTLYLLIILASIITPSFWILLLFLLLFSWMGLVGVVRAEFLRGRNFDYVRAAKALGMSDIRVMARHILPNAMVATLTFMPFILAGSVTALTSLDFLGFGLPPGSPSLGELLAQGKNNLQAPWLGITGFVVLALQLTLLTFIGEAVRDAFDPRKLPGGRR
- a CDS encoding microcin C ABC transporter permease YejB, with translation MGAYILRRLLLVIPTLFGIMVINFVVIQFAPGGPVEQMIAELRGTAVAATERIAGGQGEMVRPQGDVAAGGGGTESLYRGARGLDPAIVKEIERMFGFDKPPLERFVDMMVNYLTFDFGRSFFRDRSVVELILEKMPVSISLGLWTTLLVYLISIPLGVRKAVRDGSRFDVWTSAVVLVGYAIPGFLFAILLVVLFAGGSFLQWFPLRGLTSPGWSEMSLGAKIIDYFWHLALPLTAMVIGGFASLTLLTKNSFLDEIGKQYVMTARAKGASEARVLYGHVFRNAMLLIIAGFPSAFIGILFTGALLIEIIFSLDGLGLLGFEAAIRRDYPVMFGTLYMFTLLGLVMQIVGDLMYTVVDPRIDFEARL